Proteins from a genomic interval of Candidatus Rokuibacteriota bacterium:
- a CDS encoding type II toxin-antitoxin system PemK/MazF family toxin — protein MTAYSRGDIVLVGFVFSDESGKKLRPAVVISSPTYNRTRQEVIVAAVTSNVGRRLFGDHLIADWKGAGLLFPSLVTGVLRTIRRTMIARKLGSMPRPDLDAIDREVRRALGV, from the coding sequence ATGACCGCCTATAGTCGGGGCGACATTGTCTTGGTCGGCTTCGTGTTCTCGGACGAATCCGGGAAGAAGCTTCGTCCGGCCGTCGTCATCAGCTCCCCAACCTATAACCGGACGAGACAGGAAGTGATTGTGGCGGCCGTCACCAGCAACGTCGGGCGCCGTCTCTTCGGCGATCATCTGATCGCCGACTGGAAGGGGGCCGGATTGCTCTTCCCTTCCCTGGTCACCGGGGTCCTCCGAACCATCAGGCGGACCATGATCGCTCGGAAACTAGGCTCCATGCCGAGACCCGACCTCGACGCCATCGACCGAGAAGTGCGCCGCGCTCTTGGCGTATGA
- a CDS encoding TRAP transporter fused permease subunit: MSTVEGSSKFRELSGPARLLERTLLVALTLLGASWALEIHHAFPWTFFKEQYLGLFLALALAIVFLSVKERARAPGHRVPGYDWCLSLGGLAAGLYVVARYPTIAYQLGVVTWDKVLLGGLAIVLVLEATRRLVGWVMVGLGALFILYAKFAYLFPGLLYARGSSWERIAVYLYLDTNGLLGLPLAVTASIVVAFIFFGQVLYAAGGDKFLTDLALVAMGRYRGGPAKVSVAASSLFGTVSGSAVSNVVVDGAITIPMMKRTGYAPHMAAAIEAVASTGGQIMPPVMGVAAFLIAEFLAIPYSQVALAAVVPALLYYLALFVQVDLEAAKHGLVGLPAAELPRLREVMRRGWSFLVPLGVLIYTLMIATWQAGKAGMAAVIATLLVGALQREDGLTARKLLTAIEETARVLLDIVVITAVAGFVIGVLQLSGLGFKFSLVLVNVAGGNALALLILTAAVCIILGMGMPTAIVYIMLAVLVGPALVQLGISALGAHLFLFYFGMLSMITPPVCLATYAAASIGRADFMKTGWAGMRLGIVAYVVPFVFAYHPALLLTGSATEITLAVGTAVIGVVLLGVGCAGYLFRPLGWGKRAWTSLAGLLLIPPPASGAWLIANFAGLALGGLLVLVEWAGTAPAPAARDARAPRAMR; this comes from the coding sequence GTGAGCACGGTTGAGGGATCCTCCAAGTTCCGCGAGCTGTCCGGCCCCGCCAGGCTGCTGGAGCGTACGCTCCTCGTGGCGTTGACGCTCCTCGGCGCGAGCTGGGCGCTCGAGATCCACCACGCGTTCCCCTGGACATTCTTCAAGGAGCAGTACCTCGGCCTCTTCCTGGCCCTGGCCCTCGCCATCGTCTTCCTGAGCGTCAAGGAGCGCGCGCGGGCGCCCGGTCATCGGGTGCCGGGGTACGACTGGTGCCTCTCCCTCGGCGGTCTCGCCGCCGGCCTCTACGTCGTCGCCCGCTACCCCACCATTGCCTACCAGCTCGGCGTCGTGACGTGGGACAAGGTGCTCTTGGGTGGCCTCGCGATCGTGCTCGTCCTGGAGGCGACACGACGGCTCGTCGGATGGGTCATGGTGGGCCTCGGCGCCCTGTTCATCCTCTACGCGAAGTTCGCCTATCTCTTCCCCGGCCTCCTCTACGCCAGGGGCTCGAGCTGGGAGCGGATCGCGGTCTACCTCTATCTCGACACCAACGGCCTCCTCGGGCTGCCGCTGGCGGTGACGGCGAGCATCGTCGTGGCGTTCATCTTCTTCGGCCAGGTCCTCTACGCCGCGGGCGGGGACAAGTTCCTGACCGACCTCGCACTGGTCGCCATGGGCCGCTACCGCGGTGGACCGGCCAAGGTCTCCGTCGCCGCCTCCAGCCTCTTCGGAACGGTCTCGGGGAGTGCGGTGTCCAACGTCGTCGTGGACGGCGCCATCACGATCCCGATGATGAAGCGCACCGGCTACGCGCCCCACATGGCGGCGGCCATCGAGGCGGTCGCCTCCACAGGCGGTCAGATCATGCCTCCGGTGATGGGCGTCGCCGCCTTCCTCATCGCCGAGTTCCTGGCAATTCCATACTCCCAGGTGGCCCTGGCCGCGGTCGTGCCGGCGCTCCTTTACTACCTGGCGCTCTTCGTCCAGGTCGACCTGGAGGCGGCCAAGCACGGGCTGGTCGGCCTGCCCGCAGCGGAGCTCCCGCGCCTCCGCGAGGTCATGCGCCGCGGCTGGAGCTTCCTGGTCCCGCTCGGGGTGCTGATCTATACCCTGATGATCGCGACCTGGCAAGCGGGAAAGGCGGGGATGGCCGCTGTCATCGCGACGCTCCTCGTGGGGGCGCTCCAGCGCGAGGACGGGCTGACGGCGCGGAAGCTACTCACCGCGATCGAGGAGACCGCGCGCGTCCTGCTGGACATCGTGGTGATCACGGCGGTCGCCGGCTTCGTCATCGGTGTCCTCCAGCTCTCGGGCCTCGGCTTCAAGTTCTCGCTGGTCCTCGTCAACGTGGCCGGGGGCAACGCCCTCGCCCTCCTGATCCTGACCGCCGCGGTCTGCATCATCCTCGGGATGGGGATGCCGACCGCGATCGTCTACATCATGCTGGCCGTCCTGGTCGGGCCGGCGCTGGTTCAGCTCGGGATCTCGGCGCTGGGGGCCCACCTCTTCCTCTTCTACTTCGGCATGCTCTCGATGATCACGCCGCCCGTGTGCCTCGCGACCTATGCGGCTGCCTCCATCGGCCGCGCGGACTTCATGAAGACCGGCTGGGCCGGGATGCGGCTCGGCATCGTCGCGTACGTCGTCCCCTTCGTCTTCGCCTACCACCCGGCCCTCCTGCTGACGGGATCGGCGACGGAGATCACCCTCGCAGTTGGGACGGCAGTGATCGGGGTGGTCCTCCTGGGGGTGGGCTGTGCGGGCTACCTGTTCCGTCCTCTCGGCTGGGGCAAGCGGGCCTGGACCAGCCTGGCGGGGCTCCTCCTGATCCCCCCGCCGGCGAGCGGGGCCTGGCTCATCGCCAACTTCGCGGGCCTGGCGCTCGGCGGCCTGCTGGTACTCGTGGAATGGGCGGGGACGGCCCCGGCTCCCGCAGCCCGCGATGCCCGTGCGCCGCGAGCTATGAGATAA